The Sinomicrobium kalidii genome contains a region encoding:
- a CDS encoding sulfatase family protein — translation MNTKTLFILAGIIFTFTSCREKQQKETTTPAQQPNIIFIMADDHAQQAISAYGHPIGQIAPTPNIDRIARNGAIFRNNFCTNSICGPSRAVILTGKHSHVNGFRKNGEKFNGSQPTLPKYLKKEGYKTAMIGKWHLHGAPTGFDYWDILNDQGNYYNPEFIHNEDTVVTPGYATDLITEKTIKWLKENTGKQQPFFVMMHHKAPHRNWMPALRHAAMYDSVKFPLPDNYFSRHKGQLAAQQQLMTVYKDMYEGHDLKMSIAEGSTELASNPWTTDFDRMSPEQRKTWDSIYLPKNNAMHRADLTGKAMAEWKAQRYLQDYMATIASVDESVGRVLDYLEENNLDENTIVIYTSDQGFYLGEHGWFDKRFMYEESLRMPLLMQYPGHIGKRTNIRALTQNLDFASTLLDFAGAPIPDAMQGKSFKPLLVKNVGREEFRDAVYYHYYGYPDFHMVKKHYGVRTKRYKLMHFYDDIDSWEMYDLETDPAENNNIYGNPKYQNIQEQLMKKLDSLQQVYGISEKEFEYADKKQIEKAYKFFESVRGEPME, via the coding sequence ATGAATACCAAGACACTTTTTATCCTGGCAGGTATTATTTTCACGTTTACTTCCTGCAGGGAAAAGCAACAAAAGGAAACGACGACACCCGCACAACAACCGAATATTATTTTCATCATGGCCGATGACCATGCACAACAGGCCATAAGCGCTTACGGTCATCCCATCGGCCAGATAGCCCCCACGCCCAATATTGATCGTATAGCAAGGAACGGTGCTATTTTCCGGAATAATTTCTGTACCAATTCCATTTGCGGTCCCAGCCGTGCCGTGATACTTACGGGGAAACACAGTCATGTAAACGGTTTCCGGAAAAACGGGGAAAAATTCAACGGCAGCCAGCCCACCCTGCCCAAATACCTGAAAAAAGAAGGCTATAAAACCGCCATGATCGGTAAATGGCACCTGCACGGCGCCCCTACCGGGTTTGATTACTGGGACATTCTCAACGACCAGGGAAACTACTACAACCCGGAATTCATACACAATGAGGATACTGTGGTCACCCCGGGATATGCCACCGATCTCATTACGGAGAAGACCATAAAATGGCTCAAGGAAAATACCGGCAAGCAACAACCTTTCTTTGTAATGATGCACCACAAGGCCCCACACCGCAACTGGATGCCTGCACTTCGACATGCCGCAATGTACGATTCAGTGAAATTCCCGCTCCCCGATAATTACTTTTCCAGACACAAAGGACAGCTCGCAGCGCAGCAACAACTGATGACAGTTTATAAAGATATGTACGAAGGGCATGACCTTAAAATGAGTATTGCCGAAGGAAGTACCGAACTGGCCAGCAACCCCTGGACCACCGATTTTGACCGTATGTCTCCCGAACAACGCAAAACCTGGGACAGCATCTACCTCCCTAAGAACAACGCCATGCACCGGGCCGATCTCACCGGGAAAGCCATGGCAGAATGGAAAGCACAGCGTTATCTGCAGGATTATATGGCCACCATTGCTTCTGTAGACGAAAGCGTGGGACGCGTACTGGATTACCTTGAAGAAAACAACCTCGATGAAAATACCATTGTAATTTATACCTCCGATCAGGGGTTCTATCTCGGTGAGCACGGCTGGTTCGACAAACGCTTTATGTATGAAGAATCGCTGCGTATGCCATTGCTCATGCAATATCCCGGTCACATTGGCAAAAGGACCAACATCCGCGCCCTTACCCAGAACCTCGACTTTGCATCCACCCTTCTCGATTTTGCCGGTGCCCCGATACCGGATGCCATGCAGGGAAAATCCTTTAAACCCCTGCTGGTTAAAAATGTCGGCCGCGAAGAATTCCGGGATGCCGTGTATTACCATTACTACGGATATCCCGATTTTCACATGGTTAAAAAACATTATGGCGTACGCACCAAACGCTACAAACTCATGCACTTTTACGACGATATCGATTCCTGGGAAATGTATGACCTCGAAACCGATCCGGCGGAAAACAACAACATCTACGGGAACCCCAAATATCAGAACATACAGGAACAGCTAATGAAAAAACTCGATTCCCTGCAACAGGTTTACGGTATTTCGGAAAAAGAATTCGAGTACGCAGACAAAAAACAGATCGAAAAAGCCTACAAATTCTTTGAAAGTGTCCGGGGAGAACCTATGGAATAA
- the nirB gene encoding nitrite reductase large subunit NirB: MKKIVVIGNGMVGYKFCEKLAAHPKRQEFDITVFGEEPKPAYDRVHLSEYFAGKTADQLLLAGSEWYEEHRIQLHTSELISGIDRKKKQVTTYKGKTYTYDYLILATGSTPFVPPVSGVEKKGVFVYRTLEDLDAIKDYAVRIKREGKTNAAVLGGGLLGLEAAKAVKDLGLKAHVVEFAPRLMPRQLDDKAADMLKTEMEDLGIRVHLNKRTENILGEDRMTGMQFAEEEILHSDMLIISAGIRPRDELARNCGLETGERGGIVVDNRMLTNDPSIYAIGEAALYNNGIYGLVAPGYDMAAVTVEQITGGNKVMAESIDMSTKLKLIGVEVASFGDPFIENDEVVAVTYENKFSRIYKRINVTRDGKKLLGGILVGDASEYNNLFQVYLNGLPLPENPEDLILGSRGEGSASALGNVLDLPDTAQVCSCESVSKGAICNAVTEQGCASVGDVINCTKAATGCGGCKPMVADLVKETLKSQGIEAKEVICEHFDYSRQELYDLIRVNGITTYNEALDTLGKGGGCEECKPALASLFASIYNETANKQVTIQDSNDRFLANIQRNGSYSVVPRVPGGEITAQKLIALGKVARKYDLYTKITGGQRIDLFGAQLNQLPHIWKDLIDHGFESGHAYGKALRTVKSCVGSTWCRYGMHESVSFAICIEDRYKGIRSPHKLKGGVSGCIRECAEARSKDFGIIAVEGGWNLYICGNGGANPKHAILFAEQLDDETCIKYLDRFLMFYIKTAAPLTRTAKWLDDLEGGIDYLKQVVIEDSLGIAESLEKEMQQLVDSYECEWKQAINDPEMRKRFSHFVNSDDTDDNMVFVPMRDQKMPRPW, from the coding sequence ATGAAAAAGATTGTCGTTATCGGGAACGGTATGGTGGGCTATAAGTTTTGTGAAAAACTGGCAGCTCACCCCAAAAGACAGGAATTTGACATCACCGTCTTCGGAGAAGAGCCCAAACCGGCCTATGACCGTGTTCACCTCAGTGAATACTTTGCGGGGAAGACAGCGGACCAATTGCTTCTGGCCGGCTCCGAATGGTACGAAGAACACCGGATACAACTCCATACTTCCGAACTTATTTCAGGTATTGACAGGAAAAAGAAGCAGGTAACTACGTACAAGGGCAAAACATATACGTATGACTATCTGATACTGGCTACGGGGTCTACGCCTTTCGTCCCCCCTGTCTCAGGTGTCGAAAAAAAGGGAGTATTTGTTTACCGTACCCTTGAGGACCTGGACGCCATAAAAGATTATGCCGTGCGGATAAAACGGGAAGGAAAAACGAATGCAGCCGTGCTCGGCGGCGGCCTCCTGGGGCTCGAAGCCGCCAAAGCCGTTAAAGACCTCGGTTTAAAAGCCCATGTAGTTGAGTTTGCCCCGCGTCTCATGCCCCGACAGCTTGACGATAAGGCAGCGGATATGCTGAAAACGGAAATGGAAGATCTCGGTATACGCGTTCACCTTAACAAACGAACAGAAAATATCCTCGGGGAAGATCGTATGACGGGAATGCAGTTCGCCGAGGAGGAAATCCTTCATTCCGATATGCTCATTATTTCCGCAGGCATCCGCCCCCGGGACGAACTTGCCCGTAATTGCGGACTGGAAACCGGGGAACGCGGCGGAATTGTTGTAGACAACCGCATGCTCACCAATGATCCTTCCATTTATGCCATTGGCGAAGCCGCACTGTACAACAACGGTATTTACGGATTGGTGGCCCCCGGGTATGATATGGCCGCGGTAACCGTGGAACAAATCACCGGAGGGAACAAGGTCATGGCCGAAAGTATCGATATGTCCACCAAATTGAAGCTTATAGGTGTGGAAGTGGCCAGTTTCGGAGACCCTTTTATTGAAAATGACGAAGTGGTAGCCGTTACCTACGAAAACAAATTCAGCAGAATATATAAAAGAATAAATGTTACCAGGGACGGCAAAAAACTTCTCGGCGGTATCCTGGTCGGGGACGCCTCCGAATACAACAACCTCTTCCAGGTATACCTCAACGGGCTTCCCCTGCCCGAAAACCCGGAGGACCTCATCCTGGGGTCCCGGGGAGAAGGAAGCGCTTCTGCACTTGGGAATGTCCTTGATCTCCCGGATACCGCACAGGTTTGTTCCTGTGAAAGTGTTTCCAAAGGAGCCATCTGCAATGCGGTTACAGAACAAGGCTGCGCCTCTGTTGGTGATGTTATCAACTGTACCAAAGCTGCCACGGGGTGTGGGGGGTGTAAGCCGATGGTAGCCGACCTCGTAAAAGAAACCCTGAAATCACAAGGTATCGAGGCCAAAGAAGTGATCTGCGAACACTTTGACTATTCCCGCCAGGAACTCTACGACCTCATCAGGGTAAATGGCATTACCACATATAACGAGGCACTGGACACCCTGGGGAAAGGTGGCGGCTGCGAGGAATGCAAGCCCGCACTGGCCTCTCTTTTCGCCAGTATTTATAATGAAACTGCCAACAAACAGGTAACCATCCAGGATTCCAACGACCGTTTTCTCGCCAATATCCAGCGTAACGGCTCCTATTCCGTAGTACCCCGTGTCCCCGGCGGGGAGATCACGGCGCAAAAACTTATTGCACTGGGCAAGGTGGCCCGGAAATACGACCTCTACACCAAAATTACCGGAGGGCAACGTATAGACCTTTTCGGAGCCCAGCTGAACCAGTTGCCACACATCTGGAAAGACCTTATCGATCACGGTTTTGAGAGTGGCCATGCTTACGGAAAAGCATTGCGGACAGTAAAAAGTTGTGTGGGCTCCACCTGGTGCAGGTACGGTATGCACGAAAGTGTAAGCTTTGCCATCTGTATTGAGGACAGGTACAAAGGCATCCGGTCTCCCCATAAACTAAAAGGCGGCGTATCCGGCTGTATCCGGGAATGTGCCGAGGCACGGAGCAAGGATTTCGGGATCATTGCCGTGGAAGGTGGCTGGAACCTCTACATATGCGGTAACGGTGGCGCCAATCCCAAACACGCCATACTGTTTGCAGAACAACTGGACGACGAGACCTGCATCAAATATCTCGACAGGTTCCTGATGTTCTATATCAAAACAGCCGCCCCCCTCACCCGGACCGCAAAATGGCTGGACGACCTTGAAGGCGGTATAGACTACCTGAAACAAGTGGTTATAGAAGACAGCCTGGGTATTGCCGAAAGCCTTGAAAAAGAAATGCAGCAACTCGTGGATTCATACGAATGTGAATGGAAACAGGCCATAAACGACCCGGAAATGCGGAAACGCTTCTCCCATTTTGTCAATTCCGACGATACGGATGACAACATGGTTTTTGTTCCCATGCGCGATCAGAAAATGCCACGGCCGTGGTAA
- the nirD gene encoding nitrite reductase small subunit NirD, whose product MQQLLEQYRKTAPDEVKSWVRVGSIHDFPADGGACIKHGTRQIAVFNFARRMEWYACQNLCPHKLEMVLSRGMTGEVNNEPKVACPLHKKTFSLRTGDNLNGDDLKIATYPVKIEQENVYIGFSD is encoded by the coding sequence ATGCAGCAACTATTGGAACAATATCGAAAAACGGCCCCCGATGAAGTTAAAAGCTGGGTCAGGGTTGGCAGCATACACGACTTTCCGGCAGACGGAGGGGCCTGCATAAAGCACGGTACCCGGCAAATTGCGGTGTTCAATTTTGCCAGGCGCATGGAGTGGTATGCCTGCCAGAACCTGTGTCCGCACAAACTGGAAATGGTCCTTTCCCGCGGGATGACGGGAGAGGTCAACAATGAGCCCAAAGTGGCCTGTCCCCTGCACAAAAAGACGTTCTCCCTCAGAACAGGAGATAATTTAAACGGTGATGACTTAAAAATTGCCACCTATCCGGTAAAAATTGAACAGGAAAATGTGTATATTGGTTTTTCAGATTAA
- a CDS encoding DoxX family protein codes for MKSFFNYHSLNTDVATLVLRLLFGGLFIRYGYMKLVSYDEMLLQFGDIIGIGSELSLILVIFAEFFCGILVTIGLLTRLAAIPIFITMFVAYFIAHGNDAFDVKALAFVFLILSIVIFILGGGKYSLDKLIFGKK; via the coding sequence ATGAAAAGTTTTTTTAACTACCACTCCCTGAATACAGATGTTGCCACCCTTGTATTGCGACTGCTCTTCGGGGGATTATTTATCCGCTACGGATACATGAAACTGGTATCGTATGATGAAATGTTGTTACAATTCGGAGACATTATCGGTATTGGCTCCGAATTATCACTCATCCTGGTCATCTTTGCAGAGTTTTTCTGCGGTATCCTGGTCACGATAGGATTACTTACCCGCCTTGCGGCAATCCCGATCTTCATTACCATGTTTGTCGCCTATTTCATCGCCCACGGGAATGATGCCTTTGACGTAAAAGCCCTGGCTTTCGTATTCCTGATTCTGAGTATCGTAATCTTTATTCTTGGAGGGGGAAAATATTCATTGGACAAGTTGATCTTCGGTAAAAAATAA
- a CDS encoding MarR family winged helix-turn-helix transcriptional regulator — protein MEQTLIEEVRAFNRFYTGITGLLDRNFLNSPYSLAEIRVLYEIFHHKGIRASQIMEIMHIDKSYLSRILKKLGKDRLVSRERSKEDGRAYMLYLTQKGVAEFKLLNKASDRQIAGLLEPLTQKEKERLIARMKDILQILTPENNSKYGADSKDSGY, from the coding sequence ATGGAGCAGACCTTAATTGAAGAGGTAAGGGCGTTTAACCGTTTTTATACGGGTATTACAGGTTTGCTGGACCGGAATTTTCTCAACAGTCCGTATTCACTTGCGGAAATCAGGGTGTTGTATGAGATTTTTCATCACAAGGGGATCAGGGCATCACAGATCATGGAAATCATGCATATCGATAAAAGTTACCTGAGCCGTATTTTAAAGAAACTGGGAAAAGACAGACTTGTGTCGAGGGAGAGATCAAAAGAAGACGGCCGGGCCTATATGTTGTACCTGACCCAGAAAGGTGTTGCCGAATTTAAACTTTTAAACAAGGCTTCCGACCGGCAGATCGCCGGACTGCTGGAGCCGCTTACACAAAAGGAGAAAGAACGGCTCATAGCCCGTATGAAGGATATTTTACAGATTTTAACCCCTGAAAACAACAGTAAATATGGAGCGGACAGTAAAGACTCCGGATATTGA
- a CDS encoding pyrimidine dimer DNA glycosylase/endonuclease V, with product MRIWSLHPKYLDTKGLVALWRETLLAKHVLEGKTRGYKNHPQLDRFKALKDPVHAVNQYLSEIFQEAFRRNYNFNREKIQWDFSPITMKVTSGQIAYETGHLLDKLKIRDIKKYHVLKAITSLPDPHPMFEITNGDIEDWEVL from the coding sequence ATGAGAATATGGTCCCTGCATCCGAAATACCTGGATACCAAAGGGCTTGTAGCCCTGTGGCGGGAAACCCTCCTCGCCAAACATGTCCTCGAAGGAAAGACCCGGGGATATAAAAATCATCCGCAACTGGACAGGTTTAAAGCACTGAAAGACCCGGTACACGCCGTAAATCAATACCTTTCGGAAATATTCCAAGAAGCGTTCCGCCGGAACTACAATTTCAACAGGGAAAAGATACAGTGGGACTTTTCTCCGATTACCATGAAAGTCACCTCCGGACAAATAGCTTATGAAACCGGGCACTTACTGGACAAACTGAAAATACGGGACATCAAAAAATACCATGTCCTGAAAGCAATAACTTCCCTCCCCGATCCTCATCCCATGTTTGAAATTACAAACGGCGACATAGAGGACTGGGAAGTCTTATAG
- the rpe gene encoding ribulose-phosphate 3-epimerase, translating into MDRKLIAPSVLASDFANLQRDIEMVNQSEADWFHIDIMDGVFVPNISFGMPVLEAIKRHARKTIDVHLMIVDPDRYIKTFADLGADNLTVHYEACTHLHRTLQAIKAEGMKAGVALNPHTPVSLLEDVINDIDLVCIMSVNPGFGGQSFIENTYKKVSELKEMIRKNNAGTKIEIDGGVTSKNAGQLVNAGADILVAGSFVFKSDAPLQTVKELKTLANS; encoded by the coding sequence ATGGACCGAAAACTGATAGCTCCTTCCGTACTGGCATCTGATTTTGCCAACCTGCAACGCGACATCGAAATGGTAAACCAAAGTGAGGCCGACTGGTTTCATATCGATATTATGGACGGGGTCTTCGTTCCCAATATCTCTTTCGGCATGCCCGTACTGGAAGCCATAAAAAGGCATGCCCGGAAAACCATAGATGTTCACCTGATGATCGTTGATCCGGACAGGTATATCAAAACCTTTGCAGACCTGGGTGCCGACAACCTCACTGTACATTATGAAGCCTGTACACACCTGCACCGTACCCTTCAGGCCATTAAGGCCGAAGGCATGAAAGCCGGTGTAGCCCTTAATCCGCACACCCCCGTGAGCCTCCTGGAAGATGTGATCAACGATATCGACCTGGTCTGCATAATGAGCGTCAATCCCGGGTTCGGCGGACAATCCTTTATTGAAAACACTTATAAAAAAGTCTCCGAACTGAAGGAAATGATCCGGAAGAACAATGCCGGGACCAAAATAGAAATCGACGGCGGCGTTACTTCAAAAAATGCCGGACAACTTGTAAATGCAGGTGCCGATATACTCGTAGCGGGAAGTTTTGTCTTTAAAAGTGATGCTCCCCTGCAAACGGTAAAAGAGCTTAAAACACTGGCCAATAGCTGA
- a CDS encoding DUF4202 domain-containing protein has protein sequence MQHVSKFEMAIGRIDAENAEDPNVETVNGVTFPKELLYARRMTEKLLDFYPEASGELQIAARAQHICRWKIDRKQYPMDRVGYLKWREALKKFHAEKTSEILKDLGFEDTFAERVSFLIRKKQLKKDEETQILEDVVCLVFLQYYFDDFAAKHPEEKIIDIVQKTWAKMSESGQQAALELKLSPEASGLVKKALQT, from the coding sequence ATGCAACACGTGTCAAAATTTGAAATGGCCATAGGACGGATAGATGCCGAGAATGCCGAAGACCCCAATGTGGAAACCGTGAACGGGGTAACCTTCCCCAAGGAACTGCTCTACGCCCGGAGAATGACAGAAAAACTGCTGGACTTTTATCCCGAAGCTTCCGGCGAACTCCAGATAGCGGCAAGGGCACAACATATTTGCCGGTGGAAAATAGACCGTAAACAGTACCCCATGGACAGGGTAGGTTATCTCAAATGGCGGGAAGCTCTGAAAAAATTCCATGCCGAAAAAACCTCCGAAATACTGAAAGACCTGGGATTTGAAGATACATTCGCAGAAAGGGTATCTTTCCTCATCCGTAAAAAACAACTCAAAAAGGACGAAGAGACCCAGATCCTGGAAGATGTGGTCTGCCTCGTTTTTTTACAGTATTATTTTGACGATTTCGCTGCCAAGCATCCCGAAGAAAAAATAATAGATATTGTCCAGAAGACCTGGGCTAAAATGTCAGAATCCGGACAGCAGGCCGCCCTGGAACTGAAACTGTCCCCGGAGGCATCG
- a CDS encoding exonuclease domain-containing protein, with translation MYAIVDVETTGLGGEANRITEIAIAVHDGNTLLEEFHSLINPQVPISPYVTGLTGINNDMVMDAPVFEDLADTIRCFTEDKIFVAHSVNFDYNVIRKEFQRIGWDFRRKKLCTVRLSRQIFPGLKSYSLGRLCRHLDIEIQDRHRAKGDTDATVILFEKLLENDNKGVFARQLNPRSGEITLPPLLPKSVFDKLPETPGVYYFLDERDKMIYVGKAINIKKRVLGHFYDKKSREIALARETAHIDCEETGSELLALIRESTQIKQYFPRYNTAQKKPVKGYGIIAYTDRQGILHLGYNQLRIAPDPLKIFYTVTECLSFLEQVCEKYELCPKFTQLQTNVPHCSHYKLKNCRGICREKEKTEEYNERVEQAIEAIRSVREDFLIIEKGRTPGEKALIEVKSGNYAGYGFIPGEERIDRYENFRDFITPQKHNADIKQIINAYLARNTKKNIVFDTDTVVSRIS, from the coding sequence ATGTATGCCATAGTCGATGTGGAAACTACCGGGCTCGGGGGTGAAGCCAACAGGATCACCGAAATTGCCATTGCCGTACACGACGGCAATACGCTACTGGAGGAATTCCACAGCCTTATCAACCCGCAGGTCCCTATCTCTCCCTATGTCACCGGGCTTACGGGAATAAACAATGACATGGTCATGGACGCCCCCGTTTTCGAAGATCTTGCAGACACCATCCGGTGTTTTACTGAAGATAAAATCTTTGTAGCGCACAGCGTCAACTTCGATTATAATGTGATCCGTAAGGAATTTCAGCGCATAGGCTGGGACTTCAGGAGAAAAAAACTCTGTACCGTGAGGCTTTCCAGGCAAATATTTCCCGGCCTGAAATCCTACAGCCTCGGGAGGCTGTGCAGGCATCTCGACATAGAAATACAAGACCGGCACCGCGCCAAGGGAGACACCGACGCTACGGTGATCCTCTTTGAAAAACTGTTGGAAAACGATAACAAAGGGGTATTTGCGCGACAGCTCAACCCGAGGTCGGGCGAGATCACCCTTCCTCCCCTGCTCCCCAAAAGTGTATTCGACAAACTTCCGGAAACCCCGGGTGTTTATTACTTCCTGGACGAAAGGGACAAGATGATTTACGTAGGAAAGGCCATTAACATTAAAAAAAGGGTGCTCGGCCATTTTTACGACAAGAAATCCAGGGAAATTGCACTGGCAAGGGAAACCGCACATATAGACTGCGAAGAAACCGGGAGCGAACTCCTGGCCCTGATCCGGGAATCCACACAGATAAAACAATACTTCCCCAGGTACAATACCGCCCAGAAAAAACCGGTTAAAGGTTACGGTATCATTGCCTATACAGACAGACAGGGTATTCTTCACCTGGGATACAACCAGTTACGGATCGCCCCGGATCCGCTGAAGATCTTTTATACGGTCACCGAATGCCTTTCCTTTCTGGAACAGGTCTGTGAAAAATACGAGCTGTGTCCCAAATTCACCCAGTTACAGACCAATGTCCCCCATTGTTCCCATTACAAACTGAAAAACTGCAGGGGGATATGCCGGGAAAAAGAAAAAACGGAAGAGTATAACGAACGCGTAGAACAGGCCATCGAAGCTATAAGATCCGTACGGGAAGACTTCCTTATTATCGAAAAAGGGAGAACGCCCGGGGAAAAAGCATTGATAGAAGTTAAAAGCGGCAATTATGCCGGTTACGGGTTTATCCCCGGTGAGGAACGGATTGACCGCTATGAAAATTTCCGGGATTTCATCACCCCGCAAAAACACAATGCGGACATCAAACAGATCATCAATGCCTACCTGGCCCGGAACACCAAAAAAAATATTGTTTTTGATACAGATACCGTTGTTTCCCGGATATCCTGA
- a CDS encoding GNAT family N-acetyltransferase, producing MERTVKTPDIEIRTTLQPGDLGYIAYLHGKIYDEECGYGPGFESYVLQGLAEFLKEYDPVKDRVWICEDHRKIIGFLCGVFRDGMVQLRYFILLPECRGLGLGKKLMQSFINYMKEIGCGKAYLWTTREQETAIALYKKYGFRLIEEVPSEAFNKPLVEQRYDLQL from the coding sequence ATGGAGCGGACAGTAAAGACTCCGGATATTGAGATAAGAACAACACTGCAACCGGGCGACCTTGGTTATATAGCCTATCTTCACGGAAAGATATACGATGAAGAATGCGGCTATGGGCCGGGATTTGAAAGTTATGTATTGCAGGGCCTGGCTGAATTCTTAAAGGAATACGATCCGGTCAAAGACCGGGTGTGGATTTGTGAAGACCACCGTAAGATCATAGGTTTTCTTTGCGGTGTGTTCCGGGATGGAATGGTACAGTTGCGCTATTTTATCTTGTTACCCGAATGTCGCGGCCTCGGGCTGGGGAAAAAGCTGATGCAATCTTTTATAAATTATATGAAGGAAATAGGCTGCGGAAAAGCTTACCTGTGGACTACCCGCGAACAGGAAACGGCTATTGCCCTGTATAAAAAATACGGTTTCCGGCTCATCGAAGAGGTACCATCCGAAGCCTTTAACAAACCTTTGGTGGAACAGCGGTACGATTTGCAATTATAA